A region from the Fusarium musae strain F31 chromosome 1, whole genome shotgun sequence genome encodes:
- a CDS encoding hypothetical protein (EggNog:ENOG41), whose protein sequence is MDEVDIRDSRPYHFSIVDKDEIRSVIYKFVRGADRKIRHLVQSVYHPDAIDNHGSFNGPARYFYDTMTASDSARAVHHQIGQSLIELGPDGTTASAETYCTATTVNEADGQETWINFLVRYVDQFEKRDRSWKISHRFVAFDAVSDKAIMQYLPKANLGTRDEEDYSRKVLKD, encoded by the exons atggatgagGTGGATATCCGAGACTCCCGTCCCTACCACTTT TCTATCGTTGATAAGGATGAGATTCGCTCTGTAATCTACAAGTTTGTTCGTGGCGCAGATCGCAAGATCCGCCATCTGGTCCAATCTGTTTATCACCCAGATGCTATCGACAATCATGGCTCGTTTAATGGACCTGCGAGGTACTTTTATGATACAATGACTGCTTCTGATTCGGCACGTGCTGTGCATCACCAAATCGGCCAGTCTTTGATCGAACTTGGACCGGATGGCACAACTGCAAGTGCTGAGACATACTGCACCGCCACAACAGTCAACGAGGCCGACGGTCAAGAGACCTGGATTAATTTCTTGGTCCGATATGTAGACCAATTCGAGAAGAGGGACAGATCATGGAAGATCTCGCACCGTTTTGTTGCCTTTGATGCCGTCTCAGACAAGGCTATCATGCAATACTTGCCAAAGGCCAACCTGGGCActcgagatgaggaagactaTTCTAGGAAGGTATTGAAAGACTGA
- a CDS encoding hypothetical protein (EggNog:ENOG41), translated as MGSRGGDVYKSITAGKLLRQRIEAGDFILAPGVYDGFSARIALEVGFDVLYMTGAGVTASVHGCADLGIATLNDMRRSAETIASLSPSTPVIADADTGYGGPIMVARTVEQYSRSGVGALHIEDQVQTKRCGHLAGKVLVDLEEYVARIRAAVQARRRIGSDIVIIARTDSIQKHGYEEALGRLRAARDAGADAAFPEGLRSVEEARRMIADLAPWPVLLNMVENSVTPKLSAKEAENLGFSMIIVPLATLAPAYTAVKAGLQKLKETGSADTELTPQDLFRVCGLDESMKVDEEAGASNFEGGVD; from the exons ATGGGCtcacgaggaggagatgtcTATAAATCCATCACTGCGGGGAAACTGTTACGCCAAAGGATAGAAGCCGGTGATTTCATCCTTGCTCCTGGTGTATACGATGGGTTCTCTGCGCGCATTGCGCTCGAGGTTGGATTTGATGTCCTGTATATG ACTGGAGCAGGAGTCACAGCATCCGTTCACGGATGTGCTGACCTAGGGATCGCAACACTGAACGACATGCGGCGGAGCGCAGAAACGATTGCCAGTTTGTCACCATCTACGCCTGTTATTGCTGACGCGGACACCGGATACGGCGGACCAATCATGGTGGCACGTACGGTTGAACAATATTCGCGCTCAGGTGTCGGGGCGCTACATATCGAAGACCAGGTGCAGACCAAGCGGTGCGGCCATCTCGCTGGAAAGGTCCTGGTGGACTTGGAGGAGTATGTGGCCCGTATACGGGCTGCCGTGCAAGCACGTCGAAGGATTGGAAGTGATATAGTCATCATTGCACGGACAGACTCCATCCAGAAGCATGGATATGAAGAAGCACTGGGACGGCTCCGTGCTGCACGCGATGCTGGAGCTGATGCTGCTTTCCCCGAAGGACTTCGATCGGTCGAAGAAGCGCGGCGGATGATCGCAGATCTCGCACCATGGCCAGTATTGCTGAACATGGTGGAGAATAGCGTCACGCCGaagctctcagccaaagAAGCCGAAAACTTGGGGTTCAGCATGATAATTGTGCCGCTGGCCACCCTGGCGCCGGCTTATACTGCAGTCAAGGCTGGTCTGCAAAAGCTGAAGGAAACAGGTTCAGCAGATACGGAGCTTACACCACAAGATCTATTTCGGGTCTGCGGTCTCGATGAGTCGAtgaaggttgatgaggaggctggAGCATCTAACTTTGAAGGTGGCGTGGACTGA
- a CDS encoding hypothetical protein (BUSCO:EOG09262HKC) has protein sequence MAAPKIIVLGSLNGQLEPAFKKLATLHAKNNFSMAILTGDVFSATQDDDSVNALLDGSIEVPLPTYFTVGTRPLPPRIAAKVEAEEEICENLHFLGKRSITKTSDGVRIVALGGQLDPNLIAGLSKEQHLPFHTADDAKSLRGANNADILLTSTWPAGVWTGSQVALDPANQASLAVSDNIAELCAALKPRYHLTASPEAFFYEREAFVHPTEKETDNTSVTRFISMATFGNDAKAKSLYAFSLNKGDASVPPGATASPFNPKTKKRAPKDDSYSRYGGDDNSRGHRGRRQKQHHRSPPPGPDRCYFCLSNPNLSAHMCCSIGDDAYISTAKGPLPTSNTFAEQGLTFPGHLIIIPLPHNPTIPSIGPVTDPAGEAAKTYNEMTRFREAVQAMIASKTSHKLGVVTWEISRERNVHLIWQLMPLSADLIRKGVAEAAFKVEAENQSLPAFTARELTLEQQAESGGDFFRVWLWADDGEDRIKGKALVMPLPSDIRFDLQFGRRVLAKLLGLESRLVWKDCEQTVEEETKDVEAFRAAFKEWDFTLQEGEEAAA, from the exons ATGGCTGCACCAAAAAT TATTGTCTTGGGCAGCCTTAATGGCCAGCTTGAGCCAGCGTTCAAGAAGCTAGCAACATTACACGCCAAAAACAACTTCTCCATGGCCATCCTCACTGGCGATGTCTTCAGCGCAACCCAAGACGATGACTCTGTGAATGCGCTTCTAGACGGGTCCATCGAAGTCCCTCTACCAACCTATTTCACCGTTGGAACCCGCCCACTCCCACCTCGTATTGCTGCTAAGGTtgaagccgaggaggagatctGCGAGAACCTACATTTCCTAGGCAAGCGCAGCATTACCAAGACATCTGATGGTGTGAGGATTGTCGCATTGGGTGGCCAACTGGATCCCAATCTCATTGCAGGACTATCTAAGGAACAGCACCTCCCATTCCACACAGCGGATGACGCAAAGAGCCTGCGCGGTGCGAACAACGCTGATATTCTTCTGACGTCGACATGGCCAGCAGGTGTCTGGACTGGGTCTCAGGTTGCGCTCGATCCCGCAAACCAAGCGTCACTCGCCGTTTCGGACAATATTGCAGAACTATGTGCAGCGCTCAAACCACGCTATCACTTAACAGCTTCTCCAGAAGCCTTCTTCTACGAACGAGAGGCTTTCGTTCATCCTACCGAAAAGGAAACGGACAACACCTCCGTCACTCGGTTCATTTCAATGGCCACTTTCGGCAATGACGCCAAAGCAAAGTCTTTGTACGCTTTTAGTCTCAACAAAGGAGATGCTTCAGTACCTCCTGGTGCGACAGCTTCGCCGTTCAACCCTAAGACTAAGAAGCGTGCACCCAAGGATGATTCTTACAGCCGATACGGGGGTGACGATAACAGCAGAGGCCATAGAGGCCGACGCCAGAAGCAGCACCATCGGTCGCCACCTCCGGGTCCTGATCGGTGTTACTTCTGTCTCTCAAATCCCAACCTATCGGCCCACATGTGCTGTAGTATCGGCGACGACGCCTACATCTCCACGGCCAAAGGTCCTTTGCCAACCTCGAACACATTTGCAGAGCAAGGCCTTACCTTTCCAGGCCACTTGATCATCATTCCACTACCACACAACCCTACAATACCGAGCATCGGTCCTGTCACTGACCCAGCAGGAGAAGCCGCAAAAACCTACAATGAAATGACACGATTTCGAGAAGCTGTTCAGGCAATGATTGCCTCGAAGACCTCACACAAGCTCGGCGTCGTGACGTGGGAAATCAGCCGAGAGCGCAATGTTCACCTTATCTGGCAACTAATGCCTCTCTCAGCCGATCTCATTCGCAAAGGCGTCGCGGAAGCCGCTTTCAAGGTCGAGGCGGAGAATCAGTCTCTTCCAGCTTTCACCGCCCGGGAGCTCACACTCGAACAACAGGCCGAGTCAGGGGGTGACTTCTTCCGTGTATGGCTCTGGGCGGACGATGGCGAGGACCGTATTAAGGGTAAAGCCCTCGTCATGCCTCTTCCCTCAGACATACGCTTCGATCTTCAGTTTGGACGTCGTGTGCTAGCtaagcttcttggccttgaaagTCGCCTGGTGTGGAAGGATTGTGAGCAGACcgttgaggaggagacgaAAGACGTCGAGGCTTTTCGGGCGGCGTTCAAGGAATGGGATTTCACTCTTCAAGAGggcgaagaagctgctgcttgA
- a CDS encoding hypothetical protein (BUSCO:EOG092600S9): protein MPSNSSGRITKARKNKNSTPHQKNHRWESFTTKISKFNSLQPLRKVRRHDLDNEDLSTTTSYFQTGLQKWGELNVSKPFSAFKTKVWPLCESLPQLLYFEQRIMDLLADFIAGQDKEALEPLLDLLTAFSHDLGVRFEKHYGRSLDLIVAIAAKPQDVDVIEWTFGALAFLFKYLSKLLVPDLRPTFKVMAPLLGKSRHPPHIARFAAEALSFLVKKAAAPSHRETALKRLVECARDDLLSIKDDRQFTLYKDGLMNMFAEAIKGTDNIIHSTGPAVFAALVDAIPEEERTLTEDTTWTDVVCGVLTSVIHHATFDTFGDFATGVHETIRANMERVSPADRQWQAVPLFRIYGTMAGVRKGNRLTDWAPLITNFVELLSEVTKAGLEVPQDAASAVWKFVIVNIAIVWHHAPIDALIPHIVPLTQSLSREPLMKWFIPFCSYFCELDAQRFGSLFRNDFQRFIANHWSEESNEDMICILLPKMIENRAFPPAGEKDSCRMPQGWQDQIVSKFERLEISPFPERGPYNKDPQVWRDRCLPKYSALLQILELTTVHPSTNARIAELLLRKLKLALRPSSTLASDEVHFIVGQGFHAYLRMSKAAGSVDITLSPLLRAAVPRFSQSVSFLHAYLAYEEILQSKEIARRQDSTSSDSSSSEEDPVTRSLIENLSSPSHDLRLASLNLLKALSPTPDSWNAVETMIETEETPLSLAHTRTIAMHLRKLGQNYASFEEGSWLQRAVPAFLFGMLTVKLSPVWDDSVETMKQITQTKAGEEAVCEVAFRWLKIPSARWGPSQPETQSSRPAFVSDFECTNVRRLEEVAAEVENIIDRPDELMLQNFDDKQQTAETVAGNSRSRALKVFNAIPSIAERRSRLLVPHFLVWASEDRTPDSANDQDVSEGATWSLADRKAMLSVFSQFINPRVLYQHEEVYTALMQLMENGDVEVQKVTLKAILAWKQEAIKTYQENLEFLLDEARFKNELTVFLQDENAIKPEHRADLMPVLLRLLYGRTISKKGAASGRHGLQATRLAVLRNLSVEDMGSFLDIATGKLKDVKVVGASKTIFEEPILPIRKQVGFLNMISSVISELGTNATPYMETLLNAVLYCLVFACRQLSAKGMGPESEEEEEKASTQSLLRVIRSTGLKCLIALFQNAQSFQWASYQDIILEDVVAPRLENLPSETTQGVSGMLQLFATWSVLPRIALFLAPHSKIPEGILPKVIECLSIEKGKDEVKIHVLTIIRNLIKLATAPAQESEFNEVIKADLLDTNSKTILSQISTVLDMSGISNDLMEACVETILTMAPIVQDTEDIQAVIEISIFLLNQPPRRVSPKLKGRILLIVEEYVTRSTAFENQVLLDNVYDTISSLFSYFKDRENRQSLSRAMLAIAGKDSSLQEVAGLCAALNSFKEGRIDEPDYDGRLAAYSAISGDRETPLTPKQWLPLLHNLTYHIRDDAEFGILSSNSADGLRRFIMDAATCSSEISKARFDIHLRGVILPALYAGAREPSDTARREYLRVMGHLLSTMPEWEPVADLSALLNDRTEDSAELTFFFNILSPATARQLEALHILEAANKQKEMGSQNLAQFFIPLLEHFIFGRADGVDDHGLGAQAIITIGNLASSLHWKHYRTTLQRYIGYVEAKPEQQKLTIRLLSKVADALVDAAENQPQERMEIDEVDASSSATTRLPLTIPTAEKLSIEVTNTFLPTLVKHLHEKDESEVSYRVPVGVIIVRLLKLLPSDQMDQKLASVLTDISHILRSKSVEARDMARDTLVKIAVILGSSYFGFILKELRGALTRGYQLHVLSYTMHSILVAIIPICSPGDLDYCLTFVVTVIMDDIFGVIGQEKDAEGYTTQTKEIKSSKSQDSMELIAKNASITRLIELVKPLRALLMQKVDLKMVRKLDTLMARITAGLLQNPAAETRDTLVFCYEVIQDVYNSQKPEVEEKLDPRVKKYLVQKGAKKSGDRGKTTKHTYKLIRFAVDILRAILKKHDSLRTPTNISGFIPILGDAMVGGEDEVKISAFRLLAVIVKVPFLDDEGSKLYKVAVKEATKSVSMAVSTTTDLSQAALKMLAVVLRERRDVVVKDAAVDMLLAKLKDDLTEPLYRHVTFNFLRSVLDRHLETAAVYDTLDYVGTVMITNDDKDTRDLARGAFFQFIREYPQKKARWAKQLNFIVANLKYEREGGRLSVMEIVHLLLMKSSDDFVQEISSTCFLPLFFVLANDDSEKCRVAAAGLLKEIFRKADKERTQTFLGLVRTWLDQDGNEAVLKLAFQVFGFYLESDENASKNKKDFKLVLGKISSVIEVEDIREADGELLEAALEVIRVSLSVFPEKILSSSSEKMWSSILRCLSHQSTSVKLLSIGLTSSYLADFAQQASDVAVGEAVVGSHGLTLDLPKVQNLVRLGLGVLATRDIDEKLGAEAVQVLAFLAPRLPLRPVPEGERSDGDVEQEQQDEEDEDEEEGGEQAEETQRKTDLQHLFWKISHIIRREIPPRAVAITPKVAAMELLETICRRSSADRLRPSFKTILIPLHNLTDPSIAPPFSNDELFKTKHEALKTRAQILMDSLQKKFGTAEYSKQLLAIRDEVRAKREQRSSKRKIEALAQPEKYGRDKRKKFEKNKERKKTRSKEQKVMRESFKRW, encoded by the exons ATGCCGTCCAACTCGTCAGGGCGCATCACCAAGGCGCGGAAGAACAAAAACTCAACACCCCATCAAAAGAATCACCGATGGGAGTCTTTTACTACGAAAATATCCAAATTCAACTCGCTCCAACCATTGCGAAAGGTTCGCCGTCATGACCTCGATAACGAAGACCTTTCTACCACGACGTCCTATTTTCAGACCGGGCTTCAGAAATGGGGAGAACTCAATGTCTCGAAACCGTTTTCTGcgttcaagaccaaggtctGGCCGCTTTGCGAGAGCCTTCCGCAACTTCTCTATTTCGAACAGAGGATAATGGACCTGTTGGCCGATTTTATAGCAGGACAGGATAAGGAAGCTCTGGAGCCTCTATTGGACCTTCTCACCGCTTTCTCGCATGACCTGGGAGTTCGATTTGAGAAACATTACGGCAGGAGTTTGGATTTGATTGTGGCTATTGCTGCGAAGCCCCAGGATGTCGATGTTATAGAGTGGACGTTTGGCGCCCTCgccttcttgttcaagtaCCTGTCGAAACTTCTTGTACCAGACTTACGGCCAACTTTTAAGGTTATGGCGCCCCTTCTCGGAAAGTCACGACACCCCCCCCATATTGCTCGATTTGCGGCCGAAGCTCTTagcttcttggtcaagaaagCGGCAGCGCCCTCACACCGCGAGACAGCCTTGAAGCGCCTGGTCGAATGCGCGCGAGATGATCTTCTGAGTATCAAGGATGACCGCCAGTTCACCTTGTACAAGGACGGATTGATGAATATGTTTGCTGAGGCAATCAAGGGTACTGATAATATCATCCACTCAACTGGCCCGGCTGTATTCGCCGCGCTCGTTGATGCAATTCCCGAGGAGGAGCGAACGCTCACCGAAGATACCACTTGGACCGATGTCGTTTGCGGCGTTCTCACCAGTGTTATCCACCACGCGACTTTTGATACTTTTGGAGACTTCGCTACCGGAGTCCATGAGACCATTCGAGCCAACATGGAGCGTGTGTCTCCTGCTGATCGCCAGTGGCAAGCGGTTCCTCTCTTCCGGATATACGGCACCATGGCTGGTGTCAGGAAAGGAAATCGCCTCACGGACTGGGCACCACTTATCACGAACTTTGTCGAGCTGTTATCTGAGGTTACAAAAGCTGGCCTGGAAGTGCCGCAAGACGCCGCAAGTGCTGTTTGGAAATTTGTTATCGTCAATATTGCCATTGTCTGGCACCATGCACCTATTGATGCATTGATACCCCATATCGTTCCTCTTACTCAATCACTAAGCAGGGAACCGCTGATGAAGTGGTTCATCCCCTTTTGCTCTTATTTCTGCGAGCTGGATGCTCAGCGGTTTGGAAGTCTCTTCCGTAATGATTTTCAAAG ATTTATTGCGAACCACTGGTCAGAGGAATCTAACGAGGACATGATTTGCATCTTATTACCAAAGATGATTGAAAACCGTGCTTTCCCACCAGCTGGCGAGAAGGACAGTTGCAGAATGCCACAAGGCTGGCAGGATCAGATTGTCTCCAAGTTCGAACGCCTAGAGATCTCTCCATTTCCCGAAAGGGGGCCCTATAACAAAGATCCTCAAGTTTGGCGGGATAGATGCTTGCCAAAATACTctgctcttcttcagataCTTGAGTTGACGACTGTTCACCCGTCAACAAATGCTCGTATCGCTGAACTCCTGCTCCGGAAACTCAAGCTCGCCCTCCGCCCTTCATCTACCCTGGCATCCGACGAAGTTCATTTCATTGTTGGTCAAGGATTCCATGCTTACCTTCGTATGAGCAAGGCCGCCGGCTCCGTCGACATCACTCTGAGCCCCCTGCTCCGAGCTGCAGTTCCACGTTTCTCCCAGTCAGTAAGCTTTCTGCATGCCTATCTCGCGTATGAAGAGATCCTGCAAAGTAAGGAGATTGCACGGAGACAAGACAGTACAAGTAGCGATAGCTCATCCAGCGAGGAGGACCCGGTGACTAGATCATTGATTGAAAACCTGAGTTCTCCATCACACGATCTGAGACTGGCGTCCTTGAATTTACTGAAAGCACTTAGCCCGACGCCAGACAGTTGGAACGCTGTCGAGACTATGATAGAGACCGAGGAGACTCCGCTAAGTCTTGCACATACAAGGACAATCGCTATGCATCTTCGCAAGCTAGGTCAGAATTACGCTTCGTTTGAGGAGGGCTCTTGGTTACAACGAGCTGTGCCTGCTTTCTTGTTTGGTATGCTGACAGTCAAGCTGTCGCCTGTGTGGGATGATTCGGTAGAGACTATGAAGCAGATCACACAGACCAAGGCCGGAGAAGAGGCAGTCTGTGAGGTTGCTTTCCGCTGGCTGAAGATCCCCTCAGCTCGCTGGGGCCCCTCACAACCTGAAACCCAGAGCTCGCGTCCCGCATTCGTTTCTGACTTTGAATGTACCAACGTGCGTCGACTCGAAGAAGTCGCAGCCGAGGTGGAGAATATCATTGACCGCCCTGATGAGTTGATGCTGCAGAATTTCGACGACAAGCAGCAAACTGCGGAAACAGTCGCTGGAAACTCTAGGTCTCGTGCGCTGAAAGTGTTTAACGCGATTCCCTCGATTGCAGAGAGGAGATCTCGGCTCCTTGTGCCACATTTCTTGGTTTGGGCGAGTGAAGACCGAACCCCTGATTCAGCAAACGATCAAGATGTCTCCGAGGGTGCCACTTGGTCTCTCGCCGATCGTAAGGCTATGCTCAGTGTCTTTTCACAGTTCATCAACCCCCGGGTCTTATACCAACATGAAGAGGTTTATACCGCACTCATGCAATTGATGGAGAATGGTGACGTTGAGGTCCAGAAGGTTACCCTCAAGGCCATTCTCGCTTGGAAACAGGAGGCTATCAAGACCTATCAAGAAAACCTGGAGTTCCTTCTAGATGAAGCTCGTTTCAAAAATGAGCTTACAGTCTTCCTTCAGGATGAGAACGCAATCAAACCAGAGCACAGGGCTGATTTGATGCCTGTTCTCCTTAGATTGCTTTACGGTCGTACAATTTCCAAGAAGGGTGCAGCAAGCGGCAGGCATGGCTTGCAGGCCACTCGGCTGGCAGTCCTTCGGAACCTCAGCGTCGAAGACATGGGCAGCTTTTTGGACATTGCCACGGGTAAGCTGAAAGATGTTAAGGTTGTCGGCGCCTCAAAGACGATCTTCGAGGAGCCTATCCTTCCCATCAGGAAGCAAGTTGGTTTTCTCAATATGATTTCCTCCGTCATATCCGAGCTTGGCACCAACGCCACGCCCTATATGGAAACACTCCTCAATGCTGTCTTGTACTGCCTTGTTTTTGCCTGCCGTCAACTCAGCGCAAAAGGTATGGGCCCAGAgagcgaagaggaggaagagaaggccaGCACGCAGTCTCTTCTTAGGGTCATTCGATCAACTGGTTTAAAGTGTTTGATCGCTCTTTTCCAAAACGCTCAATCTTTCCAATGGGCATCATACCAGGATATCAttcttgaggatgttgtggCCCCAAGGTTAGAAAATTTGCCCAGCGAGACAACACAGGGGGTTTCCGGCATGCTGCAACTTTTCGCTACTTGGTCTGTTCTCCCCAGAATTGCACTATTCCTTGCACCACATAGCAAGATTCCCGAGGGCATTCTTCCCAAAGTTATCGAATGTCTTTCAATTGAGAAGGGTAAGGATGAAGTCAAAATTCATGTTCTTACTATAATCCGAAACTTGATCAAACTTGCTACTGCGCCCGCACAAGAGTCCGAGTTCAATGAGGTTATCAAAGCAGACCTTCTCGACACCAACTCGAAGACAATCTTATCACAGATCTCTACTGTTCTGGACATGTCCGGGATTAGTAATGACTTGATGGAGGCCTGTGTTGAGACAATCCTGACCATGGCTCCTATTGTTCAGGATACCGAGGACATTCAAGCCGTGATCGagatctccatcttccttctGAACCAACCTCCACGGAGAGTCAgccccaagctcaagggtagGATCCTGCTCATTGTCGAGGAGTATGTGACTCGCTCCACTGCTTTTGAGAACCAAGTACTTCTCGACAATGTTTACGACACTATATCGTCTCTTTTCAGTTACTTTAAAGATCGCGAAAATAGACAATCACTCTCCAGGGCCATGCTGGCTATCGCTGGGAAGGACAGCAGCCTCCAGGAAGTTGCTGGCCTCTGTGCAGCGCTCAATTCATTCAAAGAGGGGCGAATCGATGAGCCGGATTACGATGGACGCCTGGCCGCTTACAGTGCAATCTCGGGCGATCGGGAGACTCCATTAACTCCAAAGCAGTGGCTACCTTTGCTTCATAACTTGACTTATCACATTCGCGATGATGCCGAGTTCGGTATTCTTTCGTCTAACTCGGCCGATGGACTTCGGCGGTTCATTATGGATGCAGCAACATGCTCTTCTGAAATTTCGAAGGCGAGATTTGACATCCATTTGAGAGGTGTCATCTTGCCTGCTCTTTACGCCGGAGCCCGGGAGCCATCCGACACAGCTCGGCGAGAGTATCTTCGAGTTATGGGTCATCTCCTATCAACAATGCCCGAATGGGAACCCGTAGCTGACCTCAGTGCATTGTTGAATGATCGGACCGAGGACAGTGCTGaattaaccttcttctttaatatcttGAGTCCTGCAACAGCAAGACAGTTAGAGGCTCTGCATATTTTAGAAGCAGCCAACaagcagaaggagatggGAAGCCAAAACCTGGCTCAATTCTTTATTCCACTCCTTGAGCACTTCATTTTTGGTCGCGctgatggagttgatgacCATGGACTTGGCGCTCAAGCAATTATCACCATCGGTAATCTCGCAAGCTCTCTGCACTGGAAACACTATCGCACCACTCTCCAAAGATACATCGGCTATGTTGAAGCCAAGCCCGAACAACAGAAGTTAACAATTCGACTTTTAAGCAAGGTCGCTGATGCACTTGTCGACGCAGCTGAAAACCAGCCGCAGGAGCGCATGGAgattgatgaggttgatgcaTCGTCATCAGCCACCACCAGACTCCCCCTTACTATTCCGACGGCAGAGAAATTGAGCATCGAGGTTACTAATACCTTCCTGCCCACGCTTGTCAAGCATCTCCACGAAAAGGACGAGTCGGAAGTCAGCTACCGTGTTCCCGTTGGCGTGATCATTGTCAGACTTCTAAAGTTGCTGCCCTCGGACCAGATGGACCAGAAACTGGCTAGTGTCTTGACTGATATTAGTCACATTCTTCGCAGCAAGTCTGTCGAAGCTCGTGACATGGCTCGAGACACATTAGTTAAGATTGCTGTTATCCTCGGCTCCTCCTACTTTGGCTTCATCCTGAAAGAGTTGCGAGGAGCTTTAACCAGAGGTTACCAGCTCCATGTGCTTTCATACACCATGCACTCCATTCTGGTCGCAATCATTCCCATCTGCTCTCCTGGTGATTTGGACTATTGCCTTACCTTTGTCGTAACGGTCATCATGGATGATATCTTCGGCGTCATCGGCCAAGAGAAGGATGCCGAGGGCTATACCACCCAgaccaaggagatcaagagcaGCAAGAGTCAAGACTCGATGGAGCTTATAGCCAAGAACGCTTCGATCACTCGGCTTATCGAACTGGTCAAGCCACTGCGTGCGCTACTGATGCAAAAGGTTGATCTCAAGATGGTTCGTAAGCTTGATACCCTGATGGCGCGTATCACGGCCGGACTTCTGCAAAACCCTGCCGCCGAGACCCGCGATACCCTTGTTTTCTGCTATGAGGTCATTCAGGACGTCTATAATTCTCAAAAgcctgaagttgaagagaagcTGGACCCTCGAGTTAAGAAGTATCTTGTTCAAAAGGGTGCGAAGAAGAGCGGCGATCGAGGCAAAACTACTAAGCACACATACAAGCTAATCCGCTTCGCGGTGGACATTCTGAGGGCAATACTGAAGAAGCACGATAGCTTGCGAACCCCTACCAACATTTCCGGATTCATTCCCATACTCGGCGATGCTATGGTTGGTGGAGAGGACGAAGTGAAGATCTCGGCGTTCCGATTACTCGCTGTCATTGTCAAAGTGCCATtccttgacgatgagggATCCAAGCTGTACAAAGTTGCAGTGAAGGAAGCAACCAAGAGCGTCTCCATGGCAGTGTCCACCACAACCGACCTATCTCAGGCAGCTCTGAAAATGCTTGCTGTTGTCCTTCGAGAGCGTCGTGATGTTGTCGTGAAGGATGCGGCGGTTGATATGCTCCTTGCCAAGTTGAAGGACGATCTCACTGAACCCCTTTATCGCCATGTCACATTCAACTTTCTGCGGTCGGTTCTGGACCGACATCTGGAAACCGCCGCCGTTTACGACACTCTGGACTACGTTGGCACAGTTATGATCACCAATGATGATAAGGACACTCGTGACCTTGCTCGAGGTGCCTTTTTCCAATTCATCCGTGAATATCCTCAGAAAAAGGCTAGGTGGGCTAAACAACTGAACTTCATTGTTGCCAATCTCAAATACGAGCGGGAGGGTGGCCGACTATCTGTCATGGAGATTGTCCACCTGCTTCTCATGAAATCATCAGATGACTTCGTGCAAGAGATCTCCTCCACATGTTTCCTTCCACTATTCTTTGTCCTCGCCAATGACGACAGCGAGAAGTGTCGAGTTGCAGCTGCTGGACTACTAAAGGAGATATTCCGCAAGGCTGACAAGGAGAGGACTCAAACTTTCCTCGGACTTGTGCGAACATGGCTGGATCAGGATGGAAATGAGGCAGTTCTCAAGCTCGCCTTCCAGGTTTTCGGCTTCTATCTAGAGTCCGACGAAAATGcatccaagaacaagaaggatTTCAAGCTCGTTCTAGGAAAGATCAGCAGCGTCATTGAGGTGGAGGATATTCGAGAGGCTGATGGAGAGCTTTTGGAGGCGGCACTTGAAGTCATCCGGGTCTCGTTGTCTGTGTTCCCTGAAAAGATTCTGTCAAGCAGTAGCGAGAAGATGTGGTCCAGCATATTGAGATGCCTGTCACATCAATCGACTTCGGTCAAATTGTTATCTATTGGACTGACAAGCTCATACCTGGCTGATTTTGCTCAGCAAGCCAGTGATGTAGCGGTTGGCGAAGCAGTGGTCGGCAGCCATGGTCTTACACTTGATCTGCCCAAGGTCCAAAACCTGGTAAGACTTGGTTTGGGTGTCTTGGCGACCCGAGACATCGACGAGAAGCTCGGAGCGGAAGCTGTCCAGGTCCTTGCTTTCTTGGCTCCTCGTCTCCCTCTCCGACCTGTACCTGAAGGTGAGAGGTCTGACGGTGATGTcgagcaagagcagcaggatgaggaggatgaggatgaggaagagggggGAGAGCAGGCTGAGGAGACACAACGAAAGACCGATCTTCAACATCTGTTCTGGAAGATCTCTCATATTATTCGACGCGAGATCCCCCCTAGGGCTGTTGCCATCACACCAAAGGTGGCTGCGATGGAGCTTCTTGAAACGATTTGCCGGAGATCTTCAGCCGATCGCCTGCGACCGTCTTTCAAGACTATCCTCATACCCCTTCACAATCTTACTGATCCCTCTATTGCCCCACCTTTCTCCAACGATGAACTCTTCAAGACGAAACATGAGGCCCTCAAGACAAGAGCCCAGATCCTCATGGATTCCCTGCAAAAGAAATTTGGTACGGCTGAGTACTCGAAGCAGCTTCTTGCTATTCGAGACGAGGTGAGGGCCAAGAGAGAGCAGCGTTCAAGCAAGAGAAAGATTGAGGCACTGGCACAACCGGAGAAGTATGGAAGAGataagagaaagaagtttgagaagaacaaggagcGCAAGAAGACTCGATCAAAGGAGCAGAAGGTCATGCGAGAGTCTTTCAAGCGGTGGTGA